The following DNA comes from Camelina sativa cultivar DH55 chromosome 14, Cs, whole genome shotgun sequence.
AAATTCCACTAGGTCTTTATGGCCCGCAATGCACCACCTACTCCTATCAAATGTCAACTACTGACTCTGGCTTTTAAGGATTCCTGTATCTTTATCCATTTATGGAGAGACAAAAATCAAATGACTCAAAAGAACTCTAAAACTTAGTTTGACCTGGACCATACTAATAGAAATGCATACAAGGTTTCATTGATACAAAACATACTATCCaagttaatttttattgtacCTGTTTATTGGGGCTTCGTCCCCAAGATAGCCGGACAGTGTTTTTCCCAATGACTGTCCCGTTCAAGTTCCCGATGGCCTCTTCAGCACTTTGCCTGTCAAAACCAATGGCACGTCACACACATTGCAACTACATACCCATCTTCACTCTTAAATGAGCACCCACGGGATTGCTCATCATGATTGAACAAAGTCCCACCCTACTGGATGAATAAGCTGACAAGCAAAGAACAGGTTAGTACCTGTTAGCAAACTGGACAAAGCCGCATCCTTTTCCTACTGGAATCTTCACTGAAATAACCTCCCCAAATTGGGAAAAGGGTTGCATGAGGTCTTCTTCGGTAACATCAGGATCAATACCGCCAACAAATATCTGCAATGTAGTAAAAGACAATGAACAGTGAGGTATACTGTTGTTAGCAAGTAATAGCTAATAAGAGAACTTACTGTTGAATTGTTTGATTCCCCATCAGACAGTGAACCATTTCCTCCATGTCCACCAGCCAGTGTCAGAGCTAATCCAATGAAAACATTACAATTCACTTTAGATACTATGTTGAAAGCATCAACAAGTTATTAAAACTTAACATTCATAttcaaaaaaacttatttgtCACTAGTAAAAGAGAcataaacagaaaacaaaaccacTAGCATACtaaacagagagaaaacatGGAAATACAAAACTTATGCTACATTAAGTGACAAAGATTATATCATTACTTACCTTGTGAACCATTTTGTTGGCCATAAGCAGCAGCCCTTTTAGGGGTAGCAATACCAACACGCATTTGCCTGCTTGAACAGAAAGCACCATTCATTTCTGTCATAGCTCTTGACCGCTCATTCTCATCACCAAACCTGACAAACCCGTAACCTTTGGAACGCCCGGTGTTGGAATCGATCACAACTTTTGCACCTTTGACAGATGGATATCTACCAGCAAAAGTCTCAAGCAAGACAGCATCACTCACATCTGGAGCCAAATCTCCAACAAATATCGATAGGTCCGGACCATTTTCTGATGCTCTCTTCTCACCAGTACTGAAAGATGCCCAGTTTAAACGGAAAGGCTGTTCTGCGTTCGGCATGGTCACACCGCTAAAGCTCTGAAGAGCTTCTTCAGCTGCTGAACGTGaaagaaactcaacaaaaccATACCCTTCAGATTGACAAGTTTGCTTGTTGCGAATAACTTTCACAGAAGAAACCTAAACacatcacaaaacaataaaacaagaaagaataagctcaaagggaaaagaaaacaaaaaaaaaaacagagaaaataagcTAAAACAGAACAGATCCCTGTGACATGTTTGGAGTTCTTTTTGTTCCTATAACAAGAAATGTTCTCTATATGTGGCAATGTACTTTTCTTGCCATATGAAATGAACTTTAAAAGTCTGTCCTTTTTCAGGTCAAGATAGTTCTCCATTACCCTAAATGTCAACCATTTGGCTTCTACACAGTTTAGATCTTAAACACAatcaaaaagttcaaaacttgcCAAATTTTACATTGGATTCACAATAACGAATCTTTCCAACaacaggaaaaaaagaaagtcacGGATCTATCACTTTCCATGTCAGAACAcgcaaaaaaagaaagattccaCGCAcataatttaaacaaacaaatcacgATCtgaattacaaaaatatcaaatctagCACCACTACAAACATAGGACTAGAAGAAAGATAGATACCTCGTTGGTGTGAGAGAAACAGGTATGGAGATAAGCCTCATCCATCCAATGAAGAAGATCACCAACCCAAAGGGTCTTCACATCATCACCACCAGATCCACCGCgtggctgctgctgctgctgcttctgctgctgctgctgcttctgctgCTGTTGACCCTGGTGATGCTGATAAGCAGCAGCGTATTGAAACTGAGGATGCTGCTGATACGCGGCTTGATTGTAAGGAGCGTATTGGTGGTGAGGATACATCATCATTTGCTGCTGTTGCATCATAGCCATAGCAGCTGCAGGGTATTGCTGCATCGCAGCCATccactgttgttgttgttgccactgctgttgttgttgctgttgctgctgctgaggCGGTGGAGTTGATTGCTGCAACGGTGGTGTTGTTCCTGCTGATGTTGGTAACGCCGAATCTGTTGagccgttgttgttgtttggtgcctgcatcttttaaaaaatttatggaaactttTCGGATCCGATCTggttggaagaagaagacttagaaatttagaatctttcttcgttctctctctctctctcgatatgTATTTGTAATTTGGTAAGGTAGTTTTTGGTTAATGAAGGagaccgagagagagaggattagatttggtttgggtttcTTGGAAGATAAAATGGAggcggagagagagaagagaagagggaaGAGAGTGTGTTGTGTAGATTCGGAGGGtttaaggctttttttttttctttttttttctttctctctttgtttggtTTNGATAAGCCTCATCCATCCAATGAAGAAGATCACCAACCCAAAGGGTCTTCACATCATCACCACCAGATCCACCGCgtggctgctgctgctgctgcttctgctgctgctgctgcttctgctgCTGTTGACCCTGGTGATGCTGATAAGCAGCAGCGTATTGAAACTGAGGATGCTGCTGATACGCGGCTTGATTGTAAGGAGCGTATTGGTGGTGAGGATACATCATCATTTGCTGCTGTTGCATCATAGCCATAGCAGCTGCAGGGTATTGCTGCATCGCAGCCATccactgttgttgttgttgccactgctgttgttgttgctgttgctgctgctgaggCGGTGGAGTTGATTGCTGCAACGGTGGTGTTGTTCCTGCTGATGTTGGTAACGCCGAATCTGTTGagccgttgttgttgtttggtgcctgcatcttttaaaaaatttatggaaactttTCGGATCCGATCTggttggaagaagaagacttagaaatttagaatctttcttcgttctctctctctctctcgatatgTATTTGTAATTTGGTAAGGTAGTTTTTGGTTAATGAAGGagaccgagagagagaggattagatttggtttgggtttcTTGGAAGATAAAATGGAggcggagagagagaagagaagagggaaGAGAGTGTGTTGTGTAGATTCGGAGGGtttaaggctttttttttttctttttttttctttctctctttgtttggtTTCATTCACTTTAGGTCTGAAAGAGAAGTGGTGGGAACGTGGGGCCCATGTACGTGGTGAAGCCATGTTGTTGTAGTTTTGTACTATTTTCTTGACTTGTATGTAAGTTTAGTTTTGTAGATCCGACGGTTCTGATTCGACCGTATTTTTAGGGGTTGACATCAATTTATGACAGTTGATGATGATTCCAAATCGGGTAAAGTTTATATTGGGTATTTTGTTTTGGgctaaatggatttgaaagtgctTTTGAGTGTTTTGATTGGGATAAATGGATATCgtaaaccaaaaagaagtttACGAGGATGAGACTTAAGCTTGTGGACTGGATCCATATGTTTTAATGCTTCGTGATCTATGAAAAGGGCGAGCTCGTtatataaactgtttttttttcattaataagaTTTGTGATTATGGTTAAAAATGTTAGCACAAATCAACTGTAAAATGACGTCAGGTCgtgaaaaatcacaaaattttatGACAATTTGGGAAGCTTGGCATAAAACATATtgatgcaattttttttatcgtATAATCAATTTTGAGATATTCTTGagataccttttttttttttcaccaaaaacaaatttcattaaaatcaaagagttttacaaaaacatttagaaTTATTGTAACACAATTACATACATAGATGTATGTGTCATACACTAAGAAAAATACAACAGAATGGATTTTGACGATGCTTTCCGTAGAGTAGCGTTATTCGCTAACCGATCAGAAGATCCTTTATTGTCcaacttcatatttgatttctCTTTATTACGAATTGTATGCAACAACTTTTGGCTGACACTTCTTTTCACAAAACGTAACATTAAACCCAATGTGCCCAAAACTAATTCTGTAATGTAGACATATTGGCACCAAAACGTCTGCACCACAGTCTTTCTAGAATATTTCGACGTCTCTGTAAATCTCTGCAAtacaaatagttttattttatcaagCCAAGTACCCGAGCCTCTTGTGTTAGTAGATTCCCATCTAATCGTCACCAATATATTTCTCATCCACCAGATCTGTTCAATGCCAATCATAACTTGTCGCCAATATTTGGCCCAAAGCATATAAAAACTCGACATCTCTACCCAACAGGGGTCAAACTGGGGCAACCATAATTCCATCacacaaacaatataaacatgAACAGGAGCAACAATTTGGTCGGATTGGAAAAGTGCTAGCACATCATCAAATCCAAGATTAGTATCTctagttttgaattttaacaCCGTTTCCCGAATACTAAAGGGGATAAGGATCAAAAGGGAGAGAATAATAGCACCGATAGTNNNNNNNNNNNNNNNNNNNNNNNNNNNNNNNNNNNNNNNNNNNNNNNNNNNNNNNNNNNNNNNNNNNNNNNNNNNNNNNNNNNNNNNNNNNNNNNNNNNNNNNNNNNNNNNNNNNNNNNNNNNNNNNNNNNNNNNNNNNNNNNNNNNNNNNNNNNNNNNNNNNNNNNNNNNNNNNNNNNNNNNNNNNNNNNNNNNNNNNNNNNNNNNNNNNNNNNNNNNNNNNNNNNNNNNNNNNNNNNNNNNNNNNNNNNNNNNNNNNNNNNNNNNNNNNNNNNNNNNNNNNNNNNNNNNNNNNNNNNNNNNNNNNNNNNNNNNNNNNNNNNNNNNNNNNNNNNNNNNNNNNNNNNNNNNNNNNNNNNNNNNNNNNNNNNNNNNNNNNNNNNNNNNNNNNNNNNNNNNNNNNNNNNNNNNNNNNNNNNNNNNNNNNNNNNNNNNNNNNNNNNNNNNNNNNNNNNNNNNNNNNNNNNNNNNNNNNNNNNNNNNNNNNNNNNNNNNNNNNNNNNNNNNNNNNNNN
Coding sequences within:
- the LOC104742486 gene encoding polyadenylate-binding protein RBP47A-like isoform X2, producing the protein MQAPNNNNGSTDSALPTSAGTTPPLQQSTPPPQQQQQQQQQQWQQQQQWMAAMQQYPAAAMAMMQQQQMMMYPHHQYAPYNQAAYQQHPQFQYAAAYQHHQGQQQQKQQQQQKQQQQQPRGGSGGDDVKTLWVGDLLHWMDEAYLHTCFSHTNEVSSVKVIRNKQTCQSEGYGFVEFLSRSAAEEALQSFSGVTMPNAEQPFRLNWASFSTGEKRASENGPDLSIFVGDLAPDVSDAVLLETFAGRYPSVKGAKVVIDSNTGRSKGYGFVRFGDENERSRAMTEMNGAFCSSRQMRVGIATPKRAAAYGQQNGSQALTLAGGHGGNGSLSDGESNNSTIFVGGIDPDVTEEDLMQPFSQFGEVISVKIPVGKGCGFVQFANRQSAEEAIGNLNGTVIGKNTVRLSWGRSPNKQWRGDSGNQWNGGYSRGQGYNNGYANQDSNMYATAAAAVPGAS
- the LOC104742486 gene encoding polyadenylate-binding protein RBP47A-like isoform X1, which translates into the protein MQAPNNNNGSTDSALPTSAGTTPPLQQSTPPPQQQQQQQQQQWQQQQQWMAAMQQYPAAAMAMMQQQQMMMYPHHQYAPYNQAAYQQHPQFQYAAAYQHHQGQQQQKQQQQQKQQQQQPRGGSGGDDVKTLWVGDLLHWMDEAYLHTCFSHTNEVSSVKVIRNKQTCQSEGYGFVEFLSRSAAEEALQSFSGVTMPNAEQPFRLNWASFSTGEKRASENGPDLSIFVGDLAPDVSDAVLLETFAGRYPSVKGAKVVIDSNTGRSKGYGFVRFGDENERSRAMTEMNGAFCSSRQMRVGIATPKRAAAYGQQNGSQALTLAGGHGGNGSLSDGESNNSTIFVGGIDPDVTEEDLMQPFSQFGEVISVKIPVGKGCGFVQFANRQSAEEAIGNLNGTVIGKNTVRLSWGRSPNKQWRGDSGNQWNGGYSRGQGYNNGYANQDSNMYATAAAAVPGAS